The Helicoverpa zea isolate HzStark_Cry1AcR chromosome 2, ilHelZeax1.1, whole genome shotgun sequence DNA window ATGAGCTAAATGAAAATACCTTTCTATCGAAAagaatgaaattaatataagaaaataaagcactttttaCCGATAtcactaaataatatattagtgTATTATGTGTTGGACTTGCCAATGAATGTTCACTACTACCAACTTGAGCTATGATCAGGCTGCATGGCGATTTTTAAAAAATCAGGAATCAATcgtgtaaaatattatatttacatatatgtacACTGAAAATCAAGTACATAGCACACctctttaagaaaataataattgctaaTACAATCTACCTATTGTAAAATTTGTATGTATAGAGTACATAttatttgctttattattttattccttaATAGTTTAGGTGAGACTTCTGAAAATCCAATTGTCGCGAAATTAACAGTGTAAGTCCTGTTACCTGTATCATTTGAATTGTAATGTGAAAAGTTAGCATTTTTTGTGGAAAACATCcctacttttaattaatattgttcaACTAGAGAGTGCCACAGACTTTCAGCATGACTAATGTGCTAGTcgtattttggaaatatttgaATTAAGACTCAGCATATTACCTAAATTACCTATGCTAATTTTTTGCATTAGGACTGTCAATTCATGTAAATCTCACATAATAATATCTACCTTACAGGAAGTTACTTACGCAATTGTTAAGCCAGTATGTATCAAATTTATATCAATATGACGTAAGTTTCAGAAATATGGTGTAGATATCTAGTTTCTTGTTAAGAGCCGGTGGATGCATCGATACGTCGTTATTAATGGTTACCAGTAGTTTTAAGGACGCAACATGATCAAATATGTTGTTTATCTCTTGatagatattatattttcatatttagtTGTCAATATCACAGCAGTTTTAATAGACACTGTCAGCTCTATTCCTCATATTTAACTTTCTCTAACTGCCATCACAAGTTTTGTTTACTACGATCAACAAATGGTAGAAACTAGCTGGCGGTTAATCTACTGtgatattcataattttatttattattttctaaattattatttataaatttaatgttgaATGTGAGCAGAGcatgttatattttaatgagATTGTCGTAGTTaagacattattttatattgtatctAATGGAAGGTCCAGAATGTGTTCCAAATTGGTTTAATAACGAtagttaatacaattttattacaaaatgtttttgttaatacgTTGTTAATAATCTTGTAATGTAAATTGAAACAAGAAGAAATATGTACATCACAAAACTTAACAGCCTTATTAATGCACTTTGAGCTCTCTATCTGTAATGTGTAATATTGAATGCATTTCATAGCAAACTATATTTGACTGTGAagtattgtacctacctatacctacttgACAAAATGTTACACAATTTaatgaaatatatattaaaaaatgttattattttattatgtgctACTTCAAGTAGACTATTTGCCTGAATATACCTCAATAAGTTTAGTATGAATTTTGTGTgtcttgaaaaaatatatttcaattattagAATCACAGTGGCATTATTTTTCTGACCTTATCCTATCCTTAACAATATACATAGAAAGCTCGACTCCAgatcaagcaagtaccaatgcaacttttcaaagtttgtatgtaggtacttcccaagtatatcttggacatcaatgaccgtgtttcggagggcaaaCTATAGGTAAACtataggtcctggctgtcatttgaacatctttggcgatcgtcacgggtagtcagaaaccagtaaggcTAACAACCAGTCATACTTACATACTAGGGATATTGGTTGCCTGGATAACTGGGTTGCCCGGATGACTGGGTTGAGTGGGTTACCCGGATAACTTGGTTGAtcagatcagataggcagtcgctccttgtaatactCTGATacgtactcaactgcatccggttagacagcAAGTCGACAACTACATACTTAGGTGAGAAAAGACTTTGCAGATACGACTATTTTGAGCGTTGAAGAGGAAACTATTTTAGAAAAGTGAAATATATCTTATTTTATGATATACAAGCTTCCGGCCGCGGCTTCGCCCACGtggtgttaatccagggtaacAACTATCTGTGTACatatttcaaccaaatcggtccagccgtttttacgtaaaacaatatcaaacatacctacatCCATACACCGTAATCAGCTCTCCAGCAACTTATCCGCTACATCCCGCACCCCTAGGCTTCCTCGCACgtattcctagtccactaacatcccatcataATAGCcgaagtagttttcatccatagttagcaatagtttagcatagaaccggggattgtccttggatacatttctatagtgtatacagggataatcttCGGTTTTGTATCACCTTTTCATTAAAAGGCCTTCAGCGTGTTGGCggcggccccacgttcgcctctcAAAAATCCGAGACTCTGTAGTCCCatggtctggtagagacatacaaaataataataattaatactattttgtatgtctctaccagaccatGGGACTACAGAGTCTcggatttttaataataataattaataagccccgcagggcatctgaggcggatgacggggagtagcgaccccgcggggctatatatccgagtgctccagggagagtatactgtcccccatctccggcctgccggagtgaagcatgacgggggataggtctcccgcctcttggcttgccttcatcggccggtcagagtggagtcgctagagcagggttaacagcccactcggagggtaggtgcctcgtggtaagtggcgagtgggccggtgatgctggacccacagggagcgcgtgatctgcgtttaaagtccgccgaggtatcctcacccttcagccgctcatgtacctgttgcccccttgttgcgatttagcgactgattcccgggggcccagtaagtgagttggcgagtctccacctgccatttttacgtgtatttattacattgttatcggcaggtgccatagttcccgtagtttccccattcctagtccactagcatcccatcacaatagcccaagtagttttcatccatagttagcaatagtttagcacagaaccggggattgtccttgggtacatttctattgtgtatacagggataatcgtcggttttgtgtcaccatttcattaaagttgtctcaaaagggcttcagcgtgttggcttcggccccacgttcgcctcccaaaaatccgggactctatagtcccgaggtctggtagagacatacaagtcattaataattaataataataataattaatacgccccgcagggcatctgaggcggatgacggggagtagtgaccccgcggggctatatatccgagtgctccagggagagtatactgtcccccatctccggcctgccggagtgaagcatgacgggggataggtctcccgcctcaaGAGGCGAGGGATGAAGGCAAGTCAAgacttgccttcatcggccggtcagagtggagtcgctagagcagggttaacagcccactcggagggtaggtgcctcgtggtaagtggcgagtgggccggtgatgctggacccacagggagcgcgtgatctgagtttaaagtccgccgaggtatcctcacccttcagccgctcatgtacctgttgccctcttgttgcgatttagcgactgattcccgggggcccagtaagtgagttggcgagtctccacctgccatttttacgtgtatttattacattgttatcggcaggtgccatagttcccgtagtttccccattcctagtccactagcatcccatcacaatagcccaagtagttttcatccatagttagcaatagtttagcacagaaccggggattgtccttgggtacatttctatagtgtatacagggataatcgtcggttttgtgtcaccatttcattaaagttgtctcaaaagggcttcagcgtgttggcttcggccccacgttcgcctcccaaaaatccgggactctatagtcccgaggtctggtagagacatacaaaataattaatactaattaatttataatataataggggttaaagtatgaaattgccgatTTGTACTGAAAATCTAAATATGAAGATATCGGTAGACAGGTTGACATAATAAAAGCGTGctatgaaaataaattctatCATAGTATTCATAGTCCTTGTTTTGACCAATAAATTTTTTCTTTTGGCAACCTAGCAAGTGATAAACAAAATAGTAAATAGTAGATTTTagttaaatattgatattacaAAAACACATGTATGAATAGAATAGTCAGAGATTATATCTTTTTTAAGTATTCGTtaatcacaatatatttacattaattgaaaataaaataaaatatacttatatatatatatatacaacttaaaactaataaattgtatttttatttttaacaaacttatGCCTTTACGATAGAACTCTGAGGATCTAGACTGCACAAActgtgtgaaagaattttgttctGCCTCCTGGGAAGAAAACTTCTTGTCACGCAGATAATTGTccaaatcagaaaaaaaaattgtcgtcCGTTAGAGCAAGGTCTGGCGAATATGGAGGAAGATGAATAGTTTCCAACTGCAGTTCTTGAAGAGTTAAAACGGTTTCTCTTGCTGTATGAGGTCTCGCGTTGTCATGGAGCAATAACGGTGAAGGTCGATTCATGAGTCGTGGCTGTTTTACTGCtaattttttcaacattattcgGTGTTCGGCTGGGTATCTGGGTAGTTTGACTGGGATCGGCGTTCACTGTCTCTCTTAATTCCTCGTTAATGACCTGTCAGACGGTCTTCCTCGTGGCTCGTTCTTCAAGTCAAAGTTTCCACCACGAAAGCGTTTAATCCAAAATCGCACGGTGCGTTCATTAGCAGACACCTCTTCAAATGCAGCATTGATATTGCGGGCTGTTTCTGCCGCCGAACGAGTCGCTTGCTGAACCACTAACTTTTGCTGAAGTTGTTCAAGCCATCAAagagcagaaaaataaaaaagcagttgGCGTTGACAACATCGCCGGAGAACTGCTGAAATACGGAGGGGAGCAACTTCATACTTACATCTGGCAAATTTTTGATCGCATTTGGAACGAGGAAACAATACcacctgaatttaaaatatcccgtatacagacactgtataaaaacaaaggagaCCGTTCCGACTGCAACTCCTACCGGGGTATATCGCTCCTCTCTGTCCCTGGGAAGATATTTGCCAGAGTTCTTCTCAACCGGCTTTTACCAGTCTCCGAAGCCATATTGCCAGAAACTCAGTTTGGGTTTCGACCTAACAGGAGCACCGGCGAAGCCATCTTTTCCATCaggcaactccaggaaaaaagccgagaacaaggccaacctttgtgtatgtgcttcgtggacttagaaaaagcttttgactgcgtgccgagggaagccctctggactttactggcaaaattaggttgtcctgagaagtttgtgagaatgattCGCCTTCTGCACGACGAGATGACCTGCTGTGTTACCTATAATGGTGACCAGTCAGAGTTTTTTCCTGTCACCTGTGGGGTCAAACAAGGTTGTGTGCTTGCGCCAACACTGTTTGCTCTCTACTTTTCTGTCGTTGTCAGTGAAGCGCTCAAACAAACTTCTGCTGGAATCAAAATACGTTTCAGGACTGATGGGGGACTTTTCAACCTGGCCAGATTAAAAGCATATACTAAAGTATCTCATGCTCTTATAACGGAGATCatgtacgctgatgatctgtgttttgttaccaactctgcacaagagctccagcacctgatgactaaccttcagggagtctgttgtcgtttcggtctaaaaatcagtgttaagaaaactgaggtaatggcaagcgactctcaaggagctacagaacctgtcaaggtaaacattggcgatactgagctgaagcaagtgaataccttcaaatatctgggcagcacaattacatccaagtgtgaccttgataccgaaataaaccatcgcattggcgctgcatcagttgctttcggtaaattacgagccaaggtcttacacacacatgatttgaagctttcgacaaaaatctccgtttacaaggccatagtcctcccaaatcttttatactcggctgaaacatgggtcctctatcggaaacatatacgggcgctggaccgatttcatctaaagtgcataagagacattctgaaaatcaaatggtcggatcggattagaaataccgaagtgctacgacgcgcgaatgtctgcggcatagaagcgtacctgatgcggcgacagctcagatggtgcggtcatgttttacgcatggatgatgatagggtggccaagcgcatcttcttttctgaactccagaacggcagacggaaacaaggtggccagttcttacgcttcaaggatgttcagaaaagacacatgaaaaggtgcaacattgatcctcagaactgggagacaaaagccatttgccgccctgaatggagaggcctacttaaaaatgcgatcaaagatttcgaagagcaaaggaaatccgcactggatgcgaagcgtgatgctcttaaggctaaaacaccagtagccattcattataactacgtggacggtatcctaacgtgcagccaatgctcgcgcacgtttacacataaaatagggtactgcagccatcaaagggcgcatagaagagctgatcatcctagttcttctctcaatgataactgaaagcagtcaccatagccgaaatcggcagggaagtatatatatatattgcgGGCTGTTTCTGCCGTTCACTTCCGCGTCGGAACTCATATtcaaaaattactcaaatttTCGCAGTATCCATCTTTCTTGTTAAgttgaataacaaaaacaattgaacatcgataatcaaatgtttcacatttttttaaaagaagaacATCACAGAAACCATGTGAAAAAAGTTTCATTCGAAAACCTCTAACCATGAAGACTCTATGGCAATTCAAAAACCTACTAGAATAAAACGGCAATttccatagatgtaatatactataaacaagattgcgcactctcaaaatatatatttacgaaaatgaactctattccaacgcaataaggtactaagttggttgcataatacacagaggcaaatccgagccgagcgggatagttagaacggaggccgtttgtctctttctaacaccttgccagcataaataaatgttgtgatcaagtttttttttgcccaaaaaaacaattgaatcacttatatttttatcttattttaacaattattgtaagtcaacaaattaataacaatcgcattaatttattcgtatttattcttaaaacataaacaacataaatttttattttgttttttttttattttctagcggtaaccctgaacattcttggcgcgtaatcagcatttaaaattttgtttatatttttttgtattaaatcaattcaaactattaaaatggtgaaaaagtgttgcttttatacttgtgaaagtgaatcctatggtggttgcaatatatcgttccaccggtaagctaataataacattttcgtaaatcaaacaactagggtgcccatgaattcttgttacgagtcaaaatatgggtgatggattttaaaactgttgtactattgttatagcttcccaaaaaaatgtagaaaggcgatataaatggctcagcagtctatatgtgaagcaaaaatacaaaaaaaatcagtctgcacttcgaatcttcccgtTTTTATAACTGCGAATTCCTGcttattattaaaagcctatattagtagtttaaggtcacaaactgcgtaagttaccaacttcaataccaatctgtgtttaataatcttagcaaactcggattggtctcacataacttaatctcatagtcaccctattagaaagggacagacggcctccgtactaactgtttctctcggctcgttttttggttaaaaatgcgcagtcctgtttactaatattatgtctatggcaatttcatactttaacccctaaTAGTAGGTTTAGTAGGATTTATCTTTAGGGGTAAATATTTCAGAGAGCTGGTATCACTTTTTATAATCTATGTTTTAGGCCGTGTCTGTCAATGTCATgtcaaattaagaaataaatcaatAGATTCTGTGAGAGTTGTTTTTCAAGAACAATGCAATTTGTGACTAATATTGTAGAAAGCTATTGACTGTGTCATAATTATCTTAAAAATCGTAATTGGTGTCCGAACaagaaaaattaagaaataataagAGTTTCCAAGTATGGGGGCAGTACTAGGTCTTTGTTCTGCAGCTCAGGTGAATGTTgttttgtcataattttaattttgcatattaaagttttattttctcttaATTTACTGTACAAAATCTATAAGTAATCCTTTGCTTAAATACCACGTAGTATTATACTTCGGTTATACTAGACAGTGACGTGATCTAAGCCATTATACATCTCtagaaaatatacataaaattgttgtatcaaacaaaaagtatgtatgttttttgtttttcattagtAAGTGTGATTGCGTTTTAACTctgactaaaatatattttttgatgattCTGACCCACACTAGGATTTCCTAACATTTTGTGGGTATGTTTACAAGGTGCTTAAGATCATTTATCTACCTACCCTAAGTAGATCCACTGACCCATATACTATGTATTTTGACCTTTTTCACATTATGTAGGAAaacctatttaattaaaactagaaaaataaaatgttacattCTCATAAAACAAAGCAAATACTTCACTACAGTCTACTATTTGAGTGTAACTAATTATCATAAAACATACTTTTTACTAGTAGGGCAGCCTGATTTTATATAACTACTTGAGAATTAATTTCTCATAATTACTGGTACAATACAAGCTGCTAGTAATGTTAAAGAAACAAATTAACTTTGAACACAGCTGGCATGCTGCTGTGGAAGTGCAGCGTGTTCGTTGTGTTGCTCAGCATGTCCATCATGTGCCAACTCAACATCAACTCGCCTCATGTACACACTCATGCTGCTACTGGTCATGGTGGCTGCGTGTATTACACTCGCCCCTGGACTACAAGATGAGATGAAAAAGGTATGTTTATAGTTGGATAatgaagtaattaaaaataatttgtgctTTTACAGGATATGTgcaatttattatgattttttcaGGTACCATTTTGTAAAAATTCTACTCACTACATACCCGGAGACTTTAAGGTTGACTGTGATAAAGCTGTTGGCTATTTGGCAGTTTACAGGTACCAATTAAAATTGTTcttgtaaaaaatacaaaaatatatacataggtGCTCGAAAGTAACAATTTACTTGATGAATGTGTGTCTCCTAAAAATTTTATATCTGTTTACAGAATATGTTTTGCAGCATGTCTCTTCTTTGTTCTAATGGCTCTTATAACAATTGGAGTAAAGTCCTCTAAAGATCCTCGAGCAGGCATTCAAAATGGGTAAGTTATTATCAGTATGTTTGTTTTGAACAACTATGTTTTATCAGTTAAGTATGTTGACTGATAATATTGTGCTCAATGATATGGTGATgagaatattatatatttttttagcttcTGGGGCATCAAGTATCTGATAGTGATTGGTGGTATAATTGGCGCTTTCTTTATTCCGGAGGGACAATTTGCCTCAACTTGGATGGTGTTTGGCATGATTGGAGGCTTTTGCTTCATTGTTATTCAACTCATTTTGATTATTGACTTTGCCCACTCTTGGGCAGAACGATGGGTGTGTAAGTAtgagttttttcttttttttctacaaGTTGCCCCTTTTCACACAGTTTGTTTGTATAACTGATAGTCATCATAATAGGGGAAAAACCGTGTAAATAACAAAAGCGTCTCAACGACATTGAGTCACGAGGAAACAAGGTGATAACAATTGTGAATCATTCTACATAATATACTATGATGTTTTCCCAGAAAACTTGACATCTCTAAAATAATCCTGTTTAAAATCAAATGACAAAAGCTTGTTCAGCCGTCTATGAATTTTGAATTgtatgttaaaattaaataaaatacaaaaaaaagttaatgACTAACAatcgttatttttaagttatttcagGAATAcctgtatataattttaattgtgtaTACAAATTTCAGCAAACTATGAGGAATCTCAGTCACGCGGCTGGTACGCGGCTCTGCTGCTGGCTATGCTCACCGCCTACGCACTCGCACTCATTGGCGTTGTCCTCCTTTACGTGTACTACACCAAGgtaaatttaatttgtatactAACTagcgccccggcttcgcacggcaAAACAGTATTTGCCCATTATAATGGGCCCATTACAATTGGCCATTATAATTgcccattaaaataattatttaatggatgttattatacatgtaAACCTTCGTATTGAAACACTCTAACTACTAAAAagaccgcatgaaaatcggttgcgtagttttgaaaatgtaagggcaatcgctccttgtaaagcactggttctctacatccggttagactggaagccgaccccaacatagctgggaaaaaggctcataGGATGATGAGTTTTGAAGAcgtaagcgtacaaagggatacagggacagaaaaagcgactttgttttatactatgtagtgatgacaTGGTTGAAGATATAATAACATCAAGAATCAATGAAAATCTGATGCATCCCTTATTCCTTTTCACAGTCAAGTGGATGTGAGCTATCCAAATTCTTCATCTCGATAAACCTGATCCTGGTGGTGATCGCGAGTGGCATCTCAATCCTGCCCTCTGTGCAAGAGCATCAGCCTCGCTCCGGACTGCTACAGTCGGCCGTCGTGTCTCTGTATGTCATGTACCTCACCTGGTCCGCACTGTCTAACGCGTCTAAGGAATGTAACAGCATCACCGGAGGATCTAATGAGGTTTGTAATGAAAGAACAGTTGTTTGTATACTGATACGTGCATATACCGTCATATGTATGAAGCTTACCCAAACGATACTATAGCCAAACTttatttcctaaataaatatcgtAGACAGAGTGTGAGTCCATACTCcaaaatatgtagttatttcCAACAGAATATCCAGATTGGGTTCTGAGAAAAGTATAGTTGCTTACTACTTCAGCAagaaaacatcaaaattaaaattcaatgagACTCATTCACTGACGAAAACTTTACTGAATTCACTTCTAAGCAATACTTTGTATTTTTCAAACGTGGTAAAGCAATTTTACGGTCttgtaatatattaatatttagatgtgcttataaaatattgaatgtcTATATTGTGTAtcttatgtattaatatttattttaaatatgccTGACATGGATATAAAGGAAGAGACATATtgggtatgtatgtatattatattttatttatataaattggtCATACAGAAATGAAAAGAACTGCACTCACAAGATAGGTCTAAATTGAAGAAGGTTGTATGTTTGTTGTATCTATCAGTTACTCAGCTCTCTGGGTCCTGAATGTGAAATCTGATTTAATTACTCGTAAACGAACCTTCTGGACAGGCAAAATTATATCTTGTTACATTTTTTGGCAGTCGTCCTTCGATAAGCAGTCGATCATCGGGCTGGCCATTTGGGTCTGCAGCGTTTTGTACTCGTCCATTCGAACTGCCTCTTCCTCGTCCAAGATTACCATGTCGGAACATATCCTCGCCAAGGAAGGAGGCGGAGGTGAATATACCCTTTTATATTTCCTTacactaattaaaataatattgcaaacaTTAAAGACTAAATTGCAAAGGAAAAAACGATGGTAAGATTTTTATACATTGGCTTATTCACATTCTGTTCAAACTGGCCAGAAATATTTGGAATGTCAACATGCATCGTTAACAGTGTGTCCTCTACCTTATTTGTGAATCGCACGCTCACCAACTTTTACCACAATCCAACCA harbors:
- the LOC124639820 gene encoding probable serine incorporator isoform X3 gives rise to the protein MGAVLGLCSAAQLACCCGSAACSLCCSACPSCANSTSTRLMYTLMLLLVMVAACITLAPGLQDEMKKVPFCKNSTHYIPGDFKVDCDKAVGYLAVYRICFAACLFFVLMALITIGVKSSKDPRAGIQNGFWGIKYLIVIGGIIGAFFIPEGQFASTWMVFGMIGGFCFIVIQLILIIDFAHSWAERWVSNYEESQSRGWYAALLLAMLTAYALALIGVVLLYVYYTKSSGCELSKFFISINLILVVIASGISILPSVQEHQPRSGLLQSAVVSLYVMYLTWSALSNASKECNSITGGSNESSFDKQSIIGLAIWVCSVLYSSIRTASSSSKITMSEHILAKEGGGEGADGGEAGREETKVFDNEGDGVAYSWTFFHIVFALATLYIMMTLTNWYNPSSQLSKENVASMWIKITSSWLCVGLYIWTLVAPALFPDREFN
- the LOC124639820 gene encoding probable serine incorporator isoform X1, translated to MGAVLGLCSAAQLACCCGSAACSLCCSACPSCANSTSTRLMYTLMLLLVMVAACITLAPGLQDEMKKVPFCKNSTHYIPGDFKVDCDKAVGYLAVYRICFAACLFFVLMALITIGVKSSKDPRAGIQNGFWGIKYLIVIGGIIGAFFIPEGQFASTWMVFGMIGGFCFIVIQLILIIDFAHSWAERWVSNYEESQSRGWYAALLLAMLTAYALALIGVVLLYVYYTKSSGCELSKFFISINLILVVIASGISILPSVQEHQPRSGLLQSAVVSLYVMYLTWSALSNASKECNSITGGSNESSFDKQSIIGLAIWVCSVLYSSIRTASSSSKITMSEHILAKEGGGGHGGLIANEEGADGGEAGREETKVFDNEGDGVAYSWTFFHIVFALATLYIMMTLTNWYNPSSQLSKENVASMWIKITSSWLCVGLYIWTLVAPALFPDREFN
- the LOC124639820 gene encoding probable serine incorporator isoform X2 — encoded protein: MGAVLGLCSAAQLACCCGSAACSLCCSACPSCANSTSTRLMYTLMLLLVMVAACITLAPGLQDEMKKVPFCKNSTHYIPGDFKVDCDKAVGYLAVYRICFAACLFFVLMALITIGVKSSKDPRAGIQNGFWGIKYLIVIGGIIGAFFIPEGQFASTWMVFGMIGGFCFIVIQLILIIDFAHSWAERWVSNYEESQSRGWYAALLLAMLTAYALALIGVVLLYVYYTKSSGCELSKFFISINLILVVIASGISILPSVQEHQPRSGLLQSAVVSLYVMYLTWSALSNASKECNSITGGSNESSFDKQSIIGLAIWVCSVLYSSIRTASSSSKITMSEHILAKEGGGGYDSIEGADGGEAGREETKVFDNEGDGVAYSWTFFHIVFALATLYIMMTLTNWYNPSSQLSKENVASMWIKITSSWLCVGLYIWTLVAPALFPDREFN